The window TTTCAAAAATATATTGGATACGGGCGTTTCTTTTGGATGCGAGTTCCAGATAAGCATCAATATCGCGAAGGGGGTCAATTACTGCTGCTACACCATCACTTTCGATATAGTATGCAGCTTCACTAATACAACCTGTGTAGAGTTGTTCTATATACATGGAACTTGTTTTTACAAATATACTGGCAAGGATCAGGCCGAAACGGTCTGTCGGTTAGTATGTCAGGCTTATTTTGCTGAATTCGACAATTAGCCAACCAATTCTTCTACAAAGCGGATCACTTCTGTCAGCCTGTTGTAATTCACCGCATAATAGATGAATTTTCCTTCTCGCTGTGTGGCAACAATACCTGCTCTTCTCAAAATGGCGAGGTGTTGTGATGCAACAGATTGCTCAAGTCTGAGTTTGATGTAAATTTCAGTCACTGTCATCTTCTTGTGCTCATCAATCAACTTCAACATTTGCTGTCTCAGTTTATGGTTGATTGCTCTAAGAATCAATGCAGCTTTCTTGGTGTGTAAGAAATCTATCTTAATCGGAGCTTTTCCGTTCAACAAAGAAACCGATAACATGGACTGTGTCATACCTCGGATAATTTAGGGGGTAAACCGGGCATTATAGCTTGGTGCTATAAAATTAGACATATTTATTATGTATTGACCGTTAAAAATTGATGAGCGTGCTGATTATTTTTTCTGCTGTGTAGTGTAAAAAGCTTTGCTGTAAAAGGGTTCAGCGTAAGCTAAATCCGCAAACTGTTGATTTACAAATGCTTGCTCCGCAAGCGGCAGTATGTCTGTAACATCGTGTTCTAAAGCAGCGAAGCGGGCATTCTGATGCTTGCAGATTTGTCCGAATTTTTCCTGCCCGGGACCGGTAAAAACTACCACTTGTTCGTTTAGAATATCTGTGAAGCTGTTCGCTTCTAAAATCATCGCTTGAACGGGCAAAACAGTATTCAGTTGCTGATCATATACACCCGTAAATACTTCCATTCTCCTGGCATCAATCATGGGACAAAAGCAACCGGCTTCAGGAAATACTTTTCGCGAAGCATGTGCCATTACCTGCAAGGTGTTCAGCGTAATTAATGGTTTTGCTAACGCAAAACAAATGCCTTTGGCAGATGCAAGCCCCACACGTAAACCAGTGTAACTTCCCGGGCCATTACTCACTACCACTGCATCAATTTCGTGTAGTGATAAGTCTAACTCATTAGAGAGGCTTTGAATACTTGGCTGCAAAAATGATGCGTGTTGTTGTTGCTCGGCATTCTTTTTTTGCCCCAAGAGCTTACCATCCTTGCTGAAACCCACAACAGCAAATTCAGTGGCTGTATCAATATGCAGTAGGGTAGCCATTAGAATTGGGGTAATAATGCTTGTTTCAATGCTGGTGCTGCTGTGTAGCGAATATTGCTTTCGGCTAATTGCGCCAATAATTGATACACATTCAATAAACCAATTTTCTCGCCCCATTCAAATGGGCCGTATGGATAATTGGTGCCAAGCTTCATGGCTG is drawn from Chitinophagales bacterium and contains these coding sequences:
- the tsaB gene encoding tRNA (adenosine(37)-N6)-threonylcarbamoyltransferase complex dimerization subunit type 1 TsaB, which gives rise to MATLLHIDTATEFAVVGFSKDGKLLGQKKNAEQQQHASFLQPSIQSLSNELDLSLHEIDAVVVSNGPGSYTGLRVGLASAKGICFALAKPLITLNTLQVMAHASRKVFPEAGCFCPMIDARRMEVFTGVYDQQLNTVLPVQAMILEANSFTDILNEQVVVFTGPGQEKFGQICKHQNARFAALEHDVTDILPLAEQAFVNQQFADLAYAEPFYSKAFYTTQQKK
- a CDS encoding helix-turn-helix transcriptional regulator, whose translation is MTQSMLSVSLLNGKAPIKIDFLHTKKAALILRAINHKLRQQMLKLIDEHKKMTVTEIYIKLRLEQSVASQHLAILRRAGIVATQREGKFIYYAVNYNRLTEVIRFVEELVG